From the Acidobacteriota bacterium genome, one window contains:
- the secE gene encoding preprotein translocase subunit SecE has product MTEESNEQSLVAKPASWLASIRQFWREVAREMKQVSWPTRPEVVNTTIIVVIAVFFFAFYLFAADIVFTYLIKGIEWVVGKIF; this is encoded by the coding sequence ATGACAGAAGAATCGAATGAGCAATCCCTAGTCGCCAAACCGGCAAGCTGGCTGGCCAGCATCCGTCAATTCTGGCGTGAAGTCGCTCGGGAAATGAAACAGGTTTCTTGGCCGACGCGCCCTGAGGTCGTAAACACAACCATTATCGTTGTGATTGCGGTGTTCTTCTTTGCTTTTTACCTGTTCGCTGCCGACATTGTCTTTACTTACTTGATAAAGGGCATTGAATGGGTGGTTGGCAAGATTTTCTAG